Proteins from a single region of Chryseobacterium sp. T16E-39:
- the rsgA gene encoding ribosome small subunit-dependent GTPase A, which yields MKGKIIKSTGSWYQVLEMETGRIFEARIRGKFKLIKTRLTNPLAVGDYVEFQLEQDDIAWITKIEPRKNYLIRKSVNLSKEAHIIASNIDLACFIFTLRYPETSLGFLDRFLACCEAYNITPLILFNKIDVLHEEEIEIVKDIEFLYQEIGYETLEISSYSKLNLDKLQDILKDKTSVFFGHSGCGKSTLVNAMQPGLNLKTSEISDTHLKGKHTTTFAQMHFWNFGGNVIDTPGVREFAMIDIEKEEVQHYFPEIFKKREECKFHNCMHVNEPKCAVIEALETGEIQHSRYATYIKLMDEAEEASQK from the coding sequence ATGAAAGGAAAAATAATTAAATCTACAGGAAGTTGGTATCAGGTTTTAGAAATGGAAACCGGTAGAATTTTCGAAGCCAGAATTCGTGGGAAATTTAAACTGATCAAGACCCGACTCACCAATCCACTTGCTGTAGGTGATTATGTAGAATTTCAACTCGAGCAGGATGATATTGCTTGGATCACGAAGATAGAACCGCGCAAAAACTACCTGATAAGAAAATCAGTAAATCTTTCTAAGGAAGCTCATATTATTGCCTCTAATATTGATTTAGCATGTTTTATTTTTACCCTTCGGTATCCTGAAACATCTTTAGGGTTTTTAGATCGCTTTTTAGCATGTTGTGAAGCTTATAATATTACCCCACTTATTTTATTTAATAAAATTGATGTTCTTCATGAAGAGGAAATTGAAATTGTAAAAGATATTGAATTTCTTTATCAGGAAATCGGATACGAGACTCTGGAGATCTCCTCTTATTCCAAGCTTAACCTTGATAAACTACAGGATATTTTAAAAGATAAAACTTCTGTGTTTTTTGGACATTCAGGTTGTGGCAAATCAACATTGGTCAATGCCATGCAACCGGGATTAAACTTAAAGACATCAGAAATATCTGATACCCATCTTAAAGGAAAACATACCACGACTTTTGCTCAGATGCATTTTTGGAATTTTGGAGGGAATGTAATTGATACTCCGGGTGTACGAGAATTTGCAATGATTGATATTGAAAAAGAAGAGGTGCAGCATTATTTTCCTGAAATTTTTAAGAAAAGGGAAGAATGTAAATTCCATAATTGTATGCATGTTAATGAGCCAAAATGTGCGGTGATCGAGGCTTTAGAAACTGGAGAAATTCAGCATTCCAGATACGCTACTTATATAAAATTAATGGATGAAGCAGAAGAAGCTTCACAAAAATAA
- a CDS encoding chorismate mutase, which yields MNLKDLKNDWINEFSQPLMIAGPCSAESESQMLETARRIKETNAQVPVFRAGIWKPRTKPNGFEGVGVIGLNWLKKVKEEYGFKTATEVANAHHVFAALEADVDILWIGARSTVNPFTVQEIAMALRGTEKTVLVKNPVNPDLALWIGALERLLGQGIQNLGAIHRGFSTYQKTKYRNNPNWQIALDFKSQFPNIPMLIDPSHICGNRTGLADVTQEAMNVGYQGAIIESHCNPDEAWSDASQQITPEVLSELIGNLKMRNSGLAGFDGEMGRHRTLISDLDFQLIELLSQRMKISEKIGKLKKENDIAIFQPERWKVITEYATQKAKETGMSQDFIEKVFKAIHEESIEVQNNIMIER from the coding sequence ATGAATTTAAAAGATTTAAAAAACGATTGGATTAATGAGTTTTCACAGCCATTAATGATCGCCGGACCATGTAGCGCTGAAAGTGAATCGCAAATGCTGGAGACTGCAAGAAGGATAAAAGAAACGAATGCACAAGTACCTGTTTTTCGTGCTGGTATCTGGAAGCCCCGTACGAAACCAAATGGTTTTGAGGGAGTTGGGGTGATCGGATTGAACTGGTTAAAGAAAGTAAAAGAAGAATATGGTTTTAAAACGGCTACCGAAGTCGCTAATGCACACCATGTTTTCGCTGCTTTGGAAGCAGATGTTGATATCCTTTGGATTGGTGCAAGATCTACAGTAAATCCATTTACCGTTCAGGAAATTGCAATGGCGTTGAGGGGTACTGAAAAAACTGTATTGGTTAAAAACCCGGTTAATCCGGATTTAGCATTGTGGATCGGGGCTTTAGAAAGACTTTTAGGACAGGGTATTCAGAACCTTGGAGCAATTCACAGAGGTTTTTCTACCTACCAGAAAACAAAATACAGAAATAATCCGAACTGGCAGATTGCTTTGGATTTTAAAAGCCAATTCCCTAATATTCCAATGCTAATTGACCCATCTCATATTTGTGGAAATAGAACAGGCTTGGCAGATGTTACTCAGGAAGCTATGAACGTTGGTTACCAGGGTGCTATCATAGAAAGTCACTGTAATCCTGATGAAGCGTGGAGTGATGCTTCACAGCAAATCACGCCTGAAGTTTTATCAGAATTAATTGGTAATCTGAAAATGAGAAACTCAGGATTAGCAGGATTTGATGGAGAAATGGGAAGACACAGAACATTAATTTCTGATCTCGATTTTCAACTAATTGAATTACTTTCTCAAAGAATGAAAATTTCTGAGAAAATAGGTAAACTTAAGAAAGAAAATGATATCGCTATTTTCCAGCCTGAACGATGGAAAGTAATTACTGAATATGCTACTCAAAAAGCTAAGGAAACAGGAATGTCTCAGGATTTTATTGAGAAAGTTTTCAAAGCGATTCATGAGGAATCTATTGAGGTACAGAATAATATTATGATAGAAAGATAG
- the dnaX gene encoding DNA polymerase III subunit gamma/tau, with the protein MENFIVSARKYRPQEFDTVVGQSHITDTLEHAIEENQLAQALLFCGPRGVGKTTCARILARKINEKDGSVSEDGFAYNIYELDAASNNSVDDIRELIDQVRFAPQVGQYKVYIIDEVHMLSSAAFNAFLKTLEEPPAHAIFILATTEKHKIIPTILSRCQIYDFKRIVIEDIQGHLRNIAQKENIQYEDDALYLIAQKADGALRDALSIFDRLSTFSQKNITLAKAAEVLNILDYDQYLNILDLAKENKIPEALFAFNEIVKKGFDAHIFIAGLGNHCRDLMMAQNTSTIDLIEVGEKTKIKFVEQSQKWNAQQLIDAIEICNHADINYKNSKNPRLTVEIALMQLCSLTAQSDVNKKKVHNISSLS; encoded by the coding sequence ATGGAAAATTTCATCGTATCTGCAAGAAAATATCGCCCACAAGAGTTTGACACTGTTGTTGGGCAATCACATATTACGGATACTTTAGAACATGCAATTGAAGAGAATCAGTTAGCACAGGCTTTGCTATTTTGTGGGCCTCGTGGTGTTGGTAAGACAACCTGTGCCAGAATTCTGGCCAGAAAAATCAACGAAAAGGACGGTTCCGTTTCAGAAGATGGCTTTGCTTATAATATTTATGAGCTGGATGCTGCCTCAAACAATTCAGTGGATGATATTCGCGAATTGATCGATCAGGTGCGCTTTGCACCCCAGGTTGGACAATATAAAGTATATATCATTGACGAGGTACATATGCTGTCTTCTGCAGCCTTCAATGCTTTCCTTAAAACGCTTGAGGAACCTCCTGCGCATGCAATTTTTATTCTAGCAACAACAGAAAAGCATAAGATCATTCCAACGATTTTATCACGTTGCCAGATCTATGATTTTAAAAGAATCGTTATTGAAGATATTCAGGGCCATTTGAGAAATATTGCCCAAAAAGAAAATATTCAATATGAAGACGATGCTTTATATCTTATTGCTCAAAAAGCTGATGGCGCATTAAGAGATGCACTTTCTATTTTCGACAGACTTTCAACATTTTCTCAAAAGAATATTACGCTTGCTAAAGCAGCAGAAGTATTGAATATTCTGGATTATGACCAGTACCTGAATATCCTTGATCTGGCTAAAGAAAATAAAATTCCGGAAGCCCTTTTTGCATTTAATGAAATTGTAAAAAAAGGATTTGATGCCCATATCTTTATTGCGGGATTGGGAAATCATTGCAGGGATTTGATGATGGCTCAAAATACGTCGACAATCGATTTGATCGAGGTAGGAGAGAAAACTAAAATTAAATTTGTTGAACAAAGCCAGAAATGGAATGCTCAGCAGTTAATTGACGCCATCGAAATCTGTAATCATGCTGATATCAATTATAAAAATTCTAAGAATCCAAGACTTACTGTAGAAATTGCGTTAATGCAATTATGTTCTCTGACGGCTCAGTCAGATGTTAATAAAAAAAAAGTTCATAATATTAGCTCCCTTTCTTAA